Below is a window of Bremerella alba DNA.
TAGTCCGACACGCAATCATTTAGCATGCTTACCAAGCGTTCGCAGATACCCTTCCTGGGTTTGGCTAAAGCGATGACCTCCCTATCATGAGCCTTGATCAGATCGCACCGTTCCGCTGCGTTCCCAGATCAATCACAAGATGCGGAGAGTCTACCGATTCGTTAAAGCTTGCCAAGCTTTTTCCATATCTTGTGCCTAAAAAGGTGCTAGCCGCCTACATGTTGCAGCTAGCGACGCCTTCATCGAAGCTTCAAGCGATGACAATGGGGACTTCATAACAGGGCTGGTCGGTTCACTTCGCGCCCCAAACCCGGTATGATCTAGGCTTTACGGAAAGTTATTCTCCGCTGTCTAGAGTCGGCATGAAATACCAGAACGTCTGCATCGAAGGGCTCGGCTATTGCCTGCCTGATGAAATTGTCACTTCGGCTGATATCGAGCAGCGACTGGCCCCCTTATACGAGCGTTTACGGCTTCCAGAAGGGCGTCTGGAGCTGATGACCGGGATTTCGCAGCGGCGATTTTTTCCAGACGTGGTGCAGCCGGGGGACGTAAGTATCCACTCGGCTCGCAACGCCATGGCAGCTACTGGTATTCAGCCTGGCGATGTGGGTGCGTTGATTCACGGTTCGGTCTGTCGCGACTTTCTCGAACCAGCCACCGCTTGCCGCGTGCACCACGCGTTGGGCTTGCCGCAAGAGTGTGTGGTTTACGATGTCAGCAATGCCTGCCTGGGCATTTTGAGCGGGGCGATTCAAATCGCCAACATGATCGAACTGGGCCAGATCAAAGCAGGCATCGTTGTCGGTACCGAGACCGGCCGGCACCTGGTCGACAACACGATCGAAACGCTGAACCAAAGCGAGAACCTCAGCCGCAGCGATATCAAGCTGGCCGTTGCCTCGCTGACAATCGGCTCGGCCAGCTGCGCGATGCTGCTGTGCCATAAGGATCTGAGCCGCACCGGCAATCAGATGATCGCCGCCAGCGCCCGGGCCCACACCCAGCATCACGACCTGTGCCACAGCGTGGCCGGGAAAAACGAAACCGGCGGCGGCAATCCCTTGATGCAGACCGACTCTGAAAAACTAATGGCCGAAGGGATCGCCACCGGCGGAGCAACCTTCGCCGACTTCCAAGCAGAATCAGGCTGGTCGCCCGATCAAATCGATCGCACGATCTGCCACCAGGTCGGCCTGACGCACCGCAAGCTAGTGCTGGAAAAGCTAGGTCTGCCAATCGAGAACGACTTTGCCACCGTCCAGTGGCTCGGTAACACCGGAGCAGCCGCCTTGCCCACAACCCTGGCCCTGGCAACGCAAACGCAGTTTATCGAAGCCGGCCAAAACGTCGCCCTGCTGGGAATCGGCTCAGGCATCAACTGCGTGATGATCGGTGCCCAGTGGCAAACAACGCTAGTCAGCGGAACCGGGGACATGCCGACGAATATGGAACGAAGTGGCTCGCTGGCCGCAGGTTAGTTTCATTCCTGTAGGGCCTGAGGGTGGCCCAGAGAGTTTTCTCTGGGTCGGCATTGCCGACAAGCGGCTCATGCAAGAACGAGATCTAATCGCAGCGTCCCCATTTTATTCACGCAGGGCCCATGAGCCGCTTGTGCCTACGGCACCCAGAGATAAATCTCTGGGCCACCCATTTCGTTCTGACAGACCAAGAGAGACTAGGCCCGACTCGCGCGATTACGGCTTTTCCACCAGAGTCATCCAGGCGGTGATTTCCGTTGACTCGTCCGGCTGCTTACCAGTCGATGATCCGGATTCAGGATCACGCTTCTTATTTGGGCGAGCCGTCATGGTAAGCAGTTTGATATCCTCGTCAGGCTGGAATGTTTTCGTCCCATCGGTGCGAGTTAGTCCGCTCGTGGAAGTGGTAGCGTTGTTGAACCAACTCATGTACTCCTCCGGCAGTGTGCCCGAAGAGGAAGATTTACTGGGGCCGTTAACGATCGTGATTTTTTGCTTCCAATGCCCTTTGGGCCCGCGATAGATGGCCAGTTCGATTTGGTTCTCGCCAGACTCGAGTCGGGAACCAGATGTGATCGAACCGCCGGTCAAATATTTGGCGCGCATCATCGACCTCATGGTCACGCCGTCCGGGATGAACACCTTCCACCGCCAGATCAGGTCTTCGTGCGTGGGGGCCGTGACAACGTGGACCAGCGATTCATCTTGGATGTCGATGTATCCGGTCTCTTTGCGAAGCTTGTTGAGTTCGGCTTCCATCGTGGCCA
It encodes the following:
- a CDS encoding 3-oxoacyl-ACP synthase III, which codes for MKYQNVCIEGLGYCLPDEIVTSADIEQRLAPLYERLRLPEGRLELMTGISQRRFFPDVVQPGDVSIHSARNAMAATGIQPGDVGALIHGSVCRDFLEPATACRVHHALGLPQECVVYDVSNACLGILSGAIQIANMIELGQIKAGIVVGTETGRHLVDNTIETLNQSENLSRSDIKLAVASLTIGSASCAMLLCHKDLSRTGNQMIAASARAHTQHHDLCHSVAGKNETGGGNPLMQTDSEKLMAEGIATGGATFADFQAESGWSPDQIDRTICHQVGLTHRKLVLEKLGLPIENDFATVQWLGNTGAAALPTTLALATQTQFIEAGQNVALLGIGSGINCVMIGAQWQTTLVSGTGDMPTNMERSGSLAAG